Sequence from the Corallococcus soli genome:
CGTGACACCGCCTTCCTGGCCTCCGGCGAGGCGCTGGAGCGGCCCCGGTGCGGGGGCACCGTGAGCCTGGAGCGTCACGGCGCGCAGCGCCTGGAGTTGAAGGTGGACGCCTGTGACGACAGCTACCTCATCGTCACCGACAGCCACTATCCGGGCTGGGTCGCGACGGTGGACGGGGAGGAGGTCCCGGTGCATCGCGCGAACCTCGCCGTGCGGGCCGTGAGGGTCTCGCGCGGCGCCCACGTCGTCCGCTTCGACTACCGGCCCTGGAGCTTCCGCGTGGGACTGGCCCTGTCGGTGCTGGGGGGATTGGGGCTCGTGGGGGTGGCGTTCTGGCGTCCACGAAGGCGGCATGCCGCGGCGGTGTGATGGGCGGAAGGTTCAGCCTGGAGGTGGGAACTGGCTGTGCCAGTCGCGCTACTCCGCCGCGACCGGTGTCACGGCGGAGAGGCTCACGAAGGCGTCCCGCTTCACCCCGTGCTTGCGGAAGTCCTGCACCGCCCGGGCGAGCGTGGCCGCCAGCAGGCCCAGGAAGGGCAGGTGCTCGCCGCCTTCACAGGTGGCCTGCCCCTGGGTGTCCTCGGCGTCCGGGACGAAGCGCTCGTCCCAGCGCACCAGTCCGAACGTCCCGTCCGCGGACACCGCGCCGTGCACCAGCGGCGTGCCCGCCTTCCGGGCGTGGTCGCTGAGCAACTGACGGCTGTCCTGGTTGTCGAAGGCATCCACCAGCAGGTCCGCGCCCTTGCACAGCGCCTCCACGTTGTCGCGCGTGAGGCGGACGCCGAATGACTCCGCCTTCACGCCGTGCAGGTTGTGGAGCTGGAGCTTCAGCGCCTCCGCCTTGTTCTTGCCGACGGACGGCTTCACGTAGGCCTGCGACAACAGGTTCTTCGACTCCACGCGGTCGAAGTCGATGAACACCAGCGTCGCATCCAGGTTGCGACACAGCACGGCCGCCGTGGAGCCGATGGCCCCCACTCCGCAAAAGACGATGCGCATGGCGGCCCTCAACGCGCCCCGAAGGGCACCTTCGGACGCAGGTAGATGCGCTCCTCACCGTGGGCGCCCCGGAAGCGGTCCACGACGTAGTGCTGGAAGGCGTCCTCGCCCAGGTGGATGCGGTGCAAGCCGGGCACGCCACCGGAGCGCACCAGCTCCACCGCGATGCGCCGCACGTCCGCGTCGCTGATGTAGCGCTCCATCTCCATCGGCACGTCCGCCGACAAGCCGTCATAGGTGATGTTGAGCGTGGCCATGGTGGGCGTCCTCCGGGAAGAAGCGTGGTCCGGCAGGGACCGCGTGGGCCCGGGACGTCACGGGCAGGGGCTTCCTGACGGGCCTGGACCGTGCCAGCAGCCAGGCGGCCCGTGCGAAGGGGCCGTGAAGGCGTCCGGTCCGCGAGTTCATTCCCGACGTGCCCGGTGGACCTCCGTCCCTCGCCTTGCCGCCGGGCCGTGCACAGTGTTGGGCTCCAGGAGGAGCACAACCCATGGAGTCACCCCCGGCACAGCATCCCTGGAACGTGACACCCACGGAGGCCGTGGCGCTGCAGAAGCGCCTGCGTGAACAGCTCATCCTCCAGCCACCTCCGGGCCTGATGGTCACGCGGCTGGCGGGCGCGGACATCTCCACGGAGAAGGGCAACGACACGGGCTATGGCGGCATGGTGGTGCTGGACGCGGAAACGCTGCTGCCCCTCGCGCGGGCGGTGGCCGCGGTGCCGCTGTCCTTCCCCTACGTCCCGGGGTTGTTGTCGTTCCGCGAGCTGCCCGTGCTGGCGGCCGTCTGGGAGCGGCTGACGGTCCGTCCCGACGTGCTCGTCTTCGACGGCCAGGGGACCGCGCACCCGCGCCGGCTGGGCATCGCCTGTCACGGAGGGCTGCTCTTCGACGTGCCCTCCATCGGCTGCGCCAAGTCCCTCCTGGTGGGCACGCCCGGCCGGCTCGCGGAGCGCCGGGGGGCCACCTCCCCCATCACCCACAAGGGGGAGGTGGTGGGCATGGCGGTCCGCACGCGCCAGGGCGTCAGCCCCGTGTTCGTATCCCCCGGCCACCGGATGGACCTGGAGACCGCCGTGGAGTGGGTGCTGAAGGCCAGTCCCCGCTACCGTGAGCCGGAGACGACGCGCCACGCGCACCGGCTCGTCAACGCCTTCCGGCGGGCCGGCGGCGAGGCGGCGGAGCTGGGGGAGGGGAGCCCCGGATGAAGCCCCTGGGATTGACGCTGGTGGTGGCGGGCCTGGGGCTCGTGGTGGTGGGGCTGCTCGTCTGGGCCGGGGCCTTCTCCTGGTTCGGCCGGCTGCCAGGGGACATCCGCGTGGAGAGCGGGCACACGCGCTTCTTCGCCCCGCTCACGTCCATGCTGCTCGTGTCCGTGCTGCTCAGCCTGGGCGCCTGGGTGCTGCGCCGGTTCTTCTAGGCGCTCCTCCTTCGGCGGCCGTGGGCGGTTTTCAGCTCAAGGATGGGCGGGCTCGCCGTCTGTCCGGCGGGACCTGCCTCCATGGGTTGCCTGCCTGCTGCCCGGGCGGACAGGAGGGGGCTCGTCCTGGTGCCGCCAGGGTGGGCGCCAGCCGGACGGGGAGTGGATCCGCGCCGGTGAACCGCGCAGCATGCGGCCCCTGTCTTCCCGGCCCCGCCCGGGAATGGACGCGGCAATTGAAAAAGAGGCGGCGGACAGGCCGTCAGGAGCGAGCATGCGCAGGTTGTCATCCCCGTTGAGCGAGCTGGCGTCGCACTACCCCGTGGTCGTCGTGGGGTCCGGGTATGGCGGTGGCATCTCCGCCAGTCGCCTGGCTCGCGCGGGCCAGCAGGTCTGCGTGCTGGAGCGCGGCCGTGAGCTGCACCCCGGCGAGATGCCGCGCACGCCCAAGCAGGCGCTGGACGAGTTCCAGCTCCACTGCGCGCCGGGCCAGGGCGACCTGGACGTGGGCAGCCCCACCGGCCTCATCGAGGTGCACCGCAACGGGGACGTGTCCGTCATCAACGGGTGCGGCCTGGGCGGTACGTCGCTCATCAACGCGAACGTGACGATGCGGCCGGATCCGCGCGTGTTCGAGGACCCGCGCTGGCCCGAGGCCCTGCGCGCCGACGTGCACGGCCTGCTGGAGGATGGCTTCGCGCACGCGGAGCTGATGCTGCGGCCCCTGCCGTACCCGGAGGACCACCCGCCGCTGCAGAAGCTCAAGACGCTGGGCATCTCCGCGCAGAAGCTGGGCGGCCGGCTGATGCGGCCGCCCCTGGCCGTGACGTTCGAGGCGGGCGTCAACGCCGCGGGCGTGCGGCAGCCGGGGTGCTCGCTGTGCGGTGACTGCTCCACCGGCTGCAACACCGGCGCGAAGAACACCGTGCTGATGAACTACCTGCCGGACGCGCACGCGCACGGGGCCCGCATCTTCACGGAGGTGTCGGTGCGCGCGGTGGTGCCGGACGGCGCGAAGTGGCGCGTCTACTACCGTCCCCACCACACCGGCCGCGAGCGCTTCGACGCGCCCGACGCGTGGCTTACCGCCGACCGGGTCATCCTGGCGGCCGGCACCATGGGGACCGCGGAGATCCTCCTGCGCTCGCGCGAGCAGGGCCTGTCCGTGTCCTCGAAGCTGGGCCACCGTTTCAGCAGCAACGGCGACGTGCTGGCCTTCGGCTACAACCTGGACATGCCCGTCCACGGCGTGGGCCACGGGGAGCAGGACCACGAGACGCGGGACCCGGTGGGCCCCTGCATCACGGGCGCCATCGACCAGCGCGACACGGCGCGGCTGGACGAGGGGATGATCATCGAGGAGGGCGCCATCCCCGGCGCGCTGGCCTCGCTGATGCCCGCGGCGCTCGCGGGCGCATCCGCGATGGTGGGCGAGGACACCGACGAGGGCATCCTGGACTGGGTGCAGGAGCGGATCCGTCAGGCGGACAGCCTGGTGCGCGGGCCGGAGCATGGCGCGGTGGAGCACACGCAGACGCTGATGGTGATGTCCCACGACGAGGCGAAGGGTGAGCTGCGGCTGGAGCACGACCGCGTGCGCCTGCACTGGCCGGACGCGGGCCGCGACCCCCAGCTGGTCCGGGTGGAGGAGCGCCTGCGCCGGGCCACCGCCGCGCTGGGCGGCACCTATGTGCGCTACCCGCTCTGGACGGAGGCCTTCGGCAAGGAGGTGCTCTGCACGCACCCGCTGGGCGGCTGCGTGATGGCCGAGCGCGCCGAGGACGGCGTGGTGGACCACGAGGGGCGCGTCTTCTCCGGGGCCTCCGGCCGCGCGGTGCACGAAGGGCTGTACGTGTCCGACGGTTCGGTGGTGCCGCGCTCGCTGGGCATCAACCCCCTGCTCACCATCTCCGCGGTCGCCGAGCGGGCCTGCGCGCTGATGGCCCGCCGCCACGGTTGGACCATCGACTACGCGCCGCTGCCGGAGGCCGACACCCGTCAGGCCCCCGGGCCCGTGGGCGTGCGCTTCACGGAGACGATGCACGGCTTCATCTCCGGCGCGGTGGCGGCCCCGTTCCTGGAGGCCGGGGACCCGAAGCGCGACGACGCCACCCCCCTGCGCTTCATCCTCACCGTGACGGCGGAGGACCTGGAGGCGACGCTGCGCGACGAGCACCACCCCCTGAAGCTGATGGGCACGGTGACGGCGCCCGTGCTCTCCCCGCGCCCGCTGGTGGTGACGAAGGGCGAGCTGCGCCTGATGACGCGCGAGCACGCCCGGCCGGGCGGTCAGCGGATGGAGTACCTGATGAACCTGCTCAGCGAGGCAGGCGAGCGGTACTACCTGGAGGGCTACAAGGACCTCTACGACGATCCGGGTCCGGACCTGTGGAAGGACACCACCACGCTGCTCGTCTCCCTGCACCGGGGAGACGGGGCCTCGGCGCCGTGCATCCACCGGGGCTTCCTGCGCCTGTCGGCGGCGGAGTTCACCCGGCAGCTCACCACCCTGCGGGTGCTCAACGCCCACGACGGCATGCAGCGGGCAGAGGCGCTGGGCCGCTTCGGGAGCTTCTTCTTCGGCGCCCTCTGGGAGACCTACGGCCTGCGAGTGGCTGCCTAGCAGCCGGGCAGACGGCTCTCCGTTCCGCAGGCCGCGATGGCGTGCCCTCCGGGGTGGGCATGGGCACCCTGTTTCCCACCGGGACCGACAGGGAGGACCCCATGGCTGAAGACCGTGACCCGCAGCGCCGCTCGGGCGCACCCCAGGGCGAGGAGCGTGCGGAGGAGCAACGCGAGCCGTCCATCGAAGAGCGGCGTGCGCGGCGCAGTGCGATGCGAGCAAGTCAGACCTATGCCCGCTTCATCGACCATCTGTGCGAACGGGGAGGCATGTCGCCCGCCGTCGCCCAACAGGCGGCCGTCTCCGTCCTCTGTGGGCTGGAGCAGCGGCTGTACGCGGAGGAGGCGCACGACCTGGAGGCCCAGCTCCCCCGCAAGCTGACGGAGCTGCTGCACCGGTGCGAACGCCACGACGCCGAGTCCCGCCCGGAGAAGTTCGGGCGCGATGAGCTGCTCAAGCAGGTGGGGGAGGACCTCGCCCTGCACCCGGACGCCGTGGAGCCGGTGGTGCGCGCGGTGATGGACTCCGTCCGCCATCAAATCAGCGAAGGCGAGGCAGAGGACGTGAGCGCGCAGCTGCCGCAGGACATCCGCCACCTCTGGCTGCCAACGATGTGAGGCGGGGCCCGCCCGACGGTGTGTCGGGTGGGCTCCATCCTTTCGCACGCGGGCGATACGTGGCGCGTGTCAGGGGGGAGCAGGTGCCTTAAGGTCTCCGGCGCACCCCGCCGGAGATTCCATGGCCCTCGATGATGACTTCAGCGCCGCCCAGACCCGGGTGAAGACGCTGCCCAAGGCTCCCTCCAACGACACGTTGCTGGACCTGTACTCGCTCTACAAGCAGGGCACCGAAGGGGACGTGCAGGGCAAGCGCCCCGGCATGCTCGATATCAAGGGCCGCGCGAAGTACGACGCCTGGGACAAGCGCAAGGGGCTGGCGAAGGACGCCGCGAAGCAGCAGTACGTGGCGCTGGTGGACCGGCTGCTGCGCGGTTAGTCGCTCCTCCCCATGCCCCGCTGGCTCAGCCTCGCGTTGTTCCTCGTGCCGGTCATCTCGCTGCTCGCGGTGGCCCACGTCTACCTGTACCGCCGCCTCGTGCGGGACGTGACCGCGCGCCGGGGACTGCGCCGCGCCGGGATCGCGCTCTTCGCCGGGGGCTTCGTGGGCTCCGTCGGGGCCCGCATGCTCGGCGCGATGTTCTCCTCCGAGGTAGCCCGGACGGTGGGCATCGTGCTGCTGCTGTGGATGGGGCTGGTGCTCTACCTGCTCATGTTCACGCTGCTGCTGGACGTGGGCGGGCGGCTCCTCGCCCGCGTGCGCAAGGCGCCGGAGCCCGCGTCACCGCAGCGCCGTGCCTTCCTCGCGACGGGCGTGGCGGCGGGCGCCGCGGTGGCTGGCGCGACGGTGAGCACCTACGGCGCCTGGCGCGCCTTCCATCCTCCGGACGTGCGGGACATCCCGGTGCGGCTGCCCTGGCTGCCCAAGGCGCTGGAGGGCTTCACGCTGGTGCAGCTCACGGACATCCACATCGGCGGGGTGTTGCAGCGCCGCTTCGTGGACGAGCTGGTGGCGCGCACCAACGCGCTCAAGCCTGACCTCATCGCGGTGACGGGGGACCTGGTGGACGGCACGGTGACGGAGCTGGGGCGCTACGTGGGAGGCTTTGGCGCGCTCAAGGCCCGGCACGGCGCGTACTTCATCACCGGCAACCACGACTACTACTCGGGCGCGGATGCGTGGGTGGCGTTCATGCAGGGCCTGGGCATCAACGTGCTGCGCAACCGCTCCGTGTCCATTGGCGACGCGGGCGCTTCCTTCGACCTGCTGGGCGTGGACGATTGGAGCGCCCGGAGGCTGGGAGAGCCCGGCTACGACCTGGACGCGGCGATGCGCGGGCTGCGGCCGGAGCGCGCGTCGGTGCTGCTGGCGCACCAGCCCTCCAACTTCGAGGAGGTCGCCCGCCGAGGCGTGGGCCTCCAGGTCTCGGGCCACACGCATGGCGGCCAGATGTTCCCCGGCAACGTGCTGGGGCACCTCATCTGGGGCGAGCAGAACGCGGGCCTGAGCCGGCTGGGCGACTCGCAGCTCTACGTCAGCCGGGGCTGTGGCTTCGTGGGCCCGCCCATGCGCGTGGGCGCGCCGCCGGAGATTGCCCGCATCATCCTGCTTCCGGGCTGAGCCGCCGGGGCCGTCCGTAGAGGAGCCCCGACGCGAGCCGCAGCGGCGCGGCCCACGGCGGCTCCTGCCGCACGAGCACGTCCTCGCCACCGACCCGGGCCACCATGCCGTCGGGCGCCACCACCGAGAAGCGCAGCGGCCGGCCCAGCGCGGCCTGGAGCGCGGCCATCGTCGTCTCGTCCTCCGACGAGAAGCCGAGCGGCCCCTCGGGGTGGCTGTGGGTCACCTCTATCAGCGTGTCCCGCAGGCTCCAGATGGCCTCCCACCGCGCCCGGGAGTCCGGCAGCGCCAGGGGGTCGTCGAACGAGTCGCCCCACAGCACCGCGTCCCCGGGCCCGATGAGCAGGCACACCTCACGCGTCGACATGAATCCCTCCCCGTTCCTGGGGTCGTGTGTCCTCAGACATGCCGGGTGATGACCAGCGAGCCCGTGTCGATGGCTTCCTTCAACACGGACGGCAGGCTCTCCAGCGTCACCCGCGCGTCCGCGCCCGCCAGGCACACGCCCGCGTCGCGCACCCGCAGCGTCGCCATCTCCACCACCGTGATGAAGCGCTCGCCCATGAAGCCGTAGACCACCTCCATCAGGCCTCCACCCAACCGGCGGTGGTCGAGCATCCGCGCGCCGGCCTTGTTCAACGCACGCTCCGCCCACTCACCGGATGCGGACTCCGCGCGCCGCTGCTGGCCGGGCGTGAGGGCCGTCCCGCTCCAGGTTTCGTGCGACCGACGCGCCTCCGCGTTCCAGCGGAGGTCCTGGAGGGTCCGCTCCCGCTCCGACAATGCGCGCTCCAACGACAGGGCCTCCATGTCCCGGTAGGCCTGCTGCCGCGCCTGCGCACGCAGGAAGTGGGCGCGCGCGTCCGCGAGCCGCCGCAGACACGCCTCCGCCTCCTCGCGCCCGCCCTGGGCGACTTCAAGCACGCGCGCGCGGGCCTCCGCTGGCGCGAAGGGGATGCCCGTCCCGCGCGACGCGACCTCCAGCAGGGCGAAGCCGAACGCCGCGCGCAGGGAGGCGCCCACGCCGCGCGTCTCCCCCAACGGACGGTCCTCCTCCAGCGCACGCCGCGCCTGCTCCTCGGCCTCGCTCTCGAACTCCACGCCCTCGAAGACGAGCGTGCCGTCATGCCAGCGGCGCGCCGTCACCGGGGACAGGCGCGGCGGCTGCTCCTCCGGCATCAACGCCAGGGGCTCCGCCACCGCGCCCTCGCGCACCAGCCGCGTGCCCCACAGGTGGCCCCGCACGCGCGGCCGGGCCTCCAGGCCCTCCGCGGAAGCCGGCTCGCGCGCGGTGGCCTGACGGCCCTTCAGCTCGAAGCTCCACCAGCCCGGTTCGACGGGCGTGGTGACGTGCAGGCGGCGTGAAGGCGCGTCCACGGTCCCGCCGCCGAAATACGGCAGCACCGCCGACTCCACCTTCCCGAGCAGCTTCCGGTAGTCCACGCCCCTGCCTCCTTCACGCCACCTTCAAGAGGGGCGTGCTCATCACCCGGTCCACCCAGCCGGACTGGCGGGCTCCCGCCATGCGCGGCGCGTCCATCAACGTCTGGAGCACGCGCGGCACCTGGTAGGGGTCCGCGAACTGCCCCACGCTCACCTCGCTGAAGGGCACGCCCAGCTGCGACGCTCCCGTGCGCACGGTGTTGCCGCGCGCCCCCGCCACGCTCACCAGCAACGCCATCGCCGCCACGGTGTAGCCGCACCCGTGGAAGGCCTTGGCGAACTGGTCGCCCGCCTCGCCCGCCTCGTCACCCACCACCATCACCACCAGCTTCGCCTCCGCCGGAATGCGCACGCCCGCGCGATGCAGCGCGTGCACCGCCGCCCCGTGCGTCGTGCCGCCCGACGCCTTCAGGTCGGCCAGCATGTGCTGCACCGCCGTGCGGTTGGCCGCCTTGGGCTTGAGCACCGTGCCCATGGTGTCGAACGCCGCGATGTGGAGCTTGTCCATCGGGAAGCCCGCGAGGATGCGCGACAGCGCCTCCTTCGACTGCTCGATGGCGCCCTCCATGGACCCCGACTTGTCGATGAGGAACATCACCCGCACGTCCTGCTCCGCGGTGGCCTGGGCCACCGCCTGTCGCGCGGCGTTGTCGCTCGCCTCCTCCAGCTTCTTGCGCAGGTCCTCGCCCCGGACGTTCTTCGCGATGTTCAGCGACCGCTGATCCGTGGCGCGCGACACCGCCCGCTCCCAGCGCGCCTTCACGCTCGGCTCCTCCAGCAGGCCCAGCTCCTCCAGCGTGGGCGTCATCAGCCGCAGGTCCCGGTCCGACAGCGACGGCAGCAGCGTCGCCAGGATGGCGGGCGTGAGCCCCACGTCCTTCGGCAGACGGCCCACGACCTCCTTGTAGGAGAGGCGCTCCAGTTCAATCCACTCGCAGATCTCCGCCTCGCTGAGCCCGTCGAAGCGCTCGCGCTTCACCAGCGTGAGCCCCTGGAGGCCCACGTCGCGGTGCCCCGCGTCCGCCTGCTTCTGCTTCCAGCCGAGCACTTCGAAGAAGCCCTGCGACATGGGCTTGTAGCCGGCCTTGCGCGCCAGCTTCTTCAGCGTCTCCTTGTAGCCGGCCTTCACCAGGCCCTGGAGCATCGGCAGGTTCGCCTCGCGCGCGGCCAGCCACTTCTGCGCCACGCGCTTCCAGCGACCCAGGGGCGGCTTGTGCGACGCGGGGTCTCCGAAGCCCGCCTCGCGGTTGAGGCGCGCGATCTCAGGCACCTCCAGCAGCTCCGCCACGCGCAGCACCGCCTTGGGCGTGAGCATGCGCGTGGAGCGGCGCACGTAGTGCAGCACCATGGCCTCGCCAATGGCGCGGTAGTCGTCGTCGTGGAAGGCCACCTGGCCCTGGCCGTCGCGCACGGGCAGGCCCGCGTGCTGCTGCACCAGCATCAGCGCGCAGGTGGCGACCTTCAGGTCGCGCCAGTCCGTCTGCGTCAGCGCGTACGACGCGAAGTGGGCCATCAGGGTGGGGTTCAGGCGGTACAGCTCCAGCAACTGGCCGTACAGCTTCACCGCCGCGGGCACGAACAGGCCCGGCGCCACCTTGGGCCAGCGCGCGCGGGCCTGGGCGGACGCGTGCGCCGCGGCCTCCCAGGTGCCGGACACGTTCAGGCCGGGGCGGTGGTGCCACAGGTGCGCGGAGCCACCGAGCACCACGTCGAGCAGTCGCTCGGCCGGTCCCCGCTGCGTCTCCGGAAGGGTCGTCTGGGTGCGCGTCGTCATGGCGGTCCCCTTTCGGGACGTCGGGACAAAGGACGGAGGCATGCCCGGGAAGGGCAGCCAGGGGTGGAAGGGAAGGGTGAGCGCCCGAGTGAGGAAGCCGGAAGGCTGAATTAACGGTTCAGTGTCGGACCGCCGACGGGCTCCCCACCCTTTCGAGCGGGGAGATGGAGTCGAACCATGGCTTGTAGGGCCTCTTCGGCCGGGCGCTCGAAAGCGATGCGCCCCTGGACGCCTCCCCGGCCGGATTCCTGACGGGGGATTTCCCCAGGCCTTTCCGTGGGTTTTCGCGCCTCCTTGCAGGGCGCCGGCCGCCGTGAACTTTTTCGTGGAGGGGGCGTCAGGAACCTGAGGGGGGCCGCGTCGAGGCATTCCAGGTGCTCCCGACTGTCCGGTGGTTCCGGTCCGCGGGCGCCCACGACTTCATGGGAGGCTGTCCGCGGATGCCAACGTGGTACCTTGCCGCGCCACATCCCCGTAACCCAACCTCCCGGGATGACGCCCGTCCCGGGACAGCCTCCAGGGCCTTCCGGTGTACGAGCAGCTCACGGATGAGGAATTGTTCGCGGAGGTGTCCCGCCGCCGCACCACGGGCGAGCCCGTGGGCAACCCCTTGGGGGCCCTCTGCGCGCGATGGGCGCGCCCGGCCCGCTACGTCATCAGCAGGATTCAAGGCAGCTACGGGCGCGGTTCGCCGGCGGACGCCGACGAGCTGTTCCAGGACGCGGTGGGGAAGTTCCTCGACCGGGGCCTGGATCAGTTCCGCGGCGTGTCCGAACAGATGCCGGGCAGGAGCGCGTCTCCCAAGACGTTCTTCCTGCGCATCGTCAAGCACGTCGCCATCGACTTCTACCGGCGACACCGGGAGGAGCTGGCGCCCGCGTCGGCCTCGCCCGACGACGTCATGGAAGAGACCCCGTCCGAGGTGGCCCGGGCGGTGGAGGGCGCACGGCGTCGCGAGGAGCGCGCCGAGGCGCAGGAGCTGTATTGGGCCGCCTACGCCAGGCTCCAGCAGGAGCACCCCAAGGAGGCTTCAGCATGGGAGCTGTATCACCACGAGGACGTGGAGGATCACGAGGAATGCGCACGGCGTTTGGACATCAGCGTGGTGAATTCGTACAAGCGCGTCAGCCGCGCCCAGGCCTACCTGCGCCTGTACCTGCTGGAGTTGCAGCGGGACGGTCAGCCGGAAGAGCCGTCGTGAACGCCCCCGGAGGGATGCCGTCCTCCGCCCCGCACGGGATGTCGCGATGAAGGGCGACGCGCTGTCCCGCTATCAGGCCCGTCACGCGCGCCTGGTCGCGGGTCCCGCTCCGGTGGGTGAGCTGTTGGAGGCGGTGGGGGACGTGCTACGGCGCTCGGACAGGCTTGGCACCGACGGGGTGGAAGAGGCCCTGAAGGCCCTGGGCCGCGCGGAGCTGGAAGCCTGGCTGCACGCGCAGAAACCGCAGGCGCTCCAACCGCTCCTGCTGCGCGCCGCCGAGGAGTCGATGGAGGCCGCGCTGGGCGAGGAGGGGGACGAAGCCGACGTGTGGCGCGCCTCCGCGCTGGAAGGACTCGCCGCCCGCGACCGGGCCGCCTCCGCCGCCCGCGCGCTGGCCACCTGGGAGATGCTGAAGGGCCCGCTGGAAGGGGACGCTGGCGCCGCCCGCGAGCGCTTCCTCGGGGCGCTGGGCCACCTGGACACCGCGCTGCGCCCCCGGGCGCGCTGGTTCATCCCCCTGAACACCGAGCGCCGCGCCGAGCGCGACCTGCTGGACCCGGTGGAGCGTCCCGGCGCCTGGTGGTTCTCCGCGCGGGCGGGCTGTGACGACCTGCTGGCGTCCTGGACGGGCAAGCCCCTGAAGGACCCCGAGCACCTGAAGGACTGCGCCGGCTGCCGCGCGGACCGGGCGGAGACCGCGGTGGTGGACACGCCCCCCCGACGGCACCTCACCGAGGACGAGCTGTGGCGCCTGGATGCGGGGCAGATGGGCCGCGAGGAGAAGGCGCGCGTGGAGGCCCACACCGCGTGGTGCGGCGAGTGCGCGCAGGCCGTGCTGGCGCTGGAGGAGGGCGACGCCGCCATCGACGAGGCTCTGGAGCTGGAGGAGGAGGGGCTGTCCGTGCCGCGCGCGGCCCGCGACTCCCGCGCGGACGCTTCCCGTCGCCCGGGGGCGGCCCGCCTGCCGGAGCTCCGTGAGGTGCTGGAGGAGCGCCGCGACTTCCGCGTGGTGCTGGTGCGCGAGCGTCAACGGGTGAGGCTGCTCGTGCAGCCCCTGGGCACGCGCGCCGTGACGGCCGCCGTCTTCCTGTCGCCGGGGCGTCCGTCGCTCAAGCCGACGCAGGGGCCGGAGGGGTTGTCCTTCGACCTGTCCACGGCGCTGGCCACGGGCGCGCACGCGGCCCACCTCACGGTGCAGGCCGGACAGGAGACGCTGGAGCGCGACTTCGCGTTCTAGCCGTCGTCGGGAGGCACGGGCCGGGGGAGGATTCCCACCGGCCCTTCGCGTTCCCGGGCCTGCTACTGGCGCCGGGAGGGCGGGATGTAGCCCTTGCTGTCGTCATAGGCCTGCGGGGAGCGCACCGGCGGCTTGACGTCGATGTTGAGCGGTTGATCCGAGCGCCCCCGGAAGCCGACGGACAGGAAGGCCGCCACCAGCTGTGTCAGGGGTGGCCGGGTGGCGAGCGCCACGCCGCACACGTCGACCCGGTCCTCCACGCGCCCTCCGTGACCCTGGACGTAGGCGTTGCAGCCCTTCTCCGTGGACAGGGCGGGATCACGGCGCAGGGTGCGCTGGCTGGGCCCCCAGCGCATGACGAGCGCGTCCGCGCTGAGCCGCACGTAGACCGGCGAGCCCCCCCAGGAGCCCTCGATGAGGGTCGCGGCGCCGCCGGCGCGCACCTTCACCTCCAGCTCGCGCACCTCATAGGTGCCGTTCACCTCGATGCCGTGCTCGAAGAGCTCGTCGCCGAAGGAGCCCTTCCACGTCGAGCCCTTGCCACGCACGAGCGGCGTGTTCGTCTCCACACGCTCGCTGTCGAACCAGAAGTGGCCCACCCGGCCCAGGGGCATGTTCTTGCGGCCCCAGATGGGCGGGCCCTCGTCGTCCAGGCCCTGCGGTCCGGGGGGCAGCGCCTGCGGGGCGCTCAGCAGGTCCGTCGTCTTCACCGACGCGTCCACCGCCTCGAAGCGCACGCCGTCCAACCACGCCTGGCCGGTGCCGCTCATGATGAGGCCCGCCATGATGGTGGTGGCC
This genomic interval carries:
- a CDS encoding VWA domain-containing protein, which gives rise to MTTRTQTTLPETQRGPAERLLDVVLGGSAHLWHHRPGLNVSGTWEAAAHASAQARARWPKVAPGLFVPAAVKLYGQLLELYRLNPTLMAHFASYALTQTDWRDLKVATCALMLVQQHAGLPVRDGQGQVAFHDDDYRAIGEAMVLHYVRRSTRMLTPKAVLRVAELLEVPEIARLNREAGFGDPASHKPPLGRWKRVAQKWLAAREANLPMLQGLVKAGYKETLKKLARKAGYKPMSQGFFEVLGWKQKQADAGHRDVGLQGLTLVKRERFDGLSEAEICEWIELERLSYKEVVGRLPKDVGLTPAILATLLPSLSDRDLRLMTPTLEELGLLEEPSVKARWERAVSRATDQRSLNIAKNVRGEDLRKKLEEASDNAARQAVAQATAEQDVRVMFLIDKSGSMEGAIEQSKEALSRILAGFPMDKLHIAAFDTMGTVLKPKAANRTAVQHMLADLKASGGTTHGAAVHALHRAGVRIPAEAKLVVMVVGDEAGEAGDQFAKAFHGCGYTVAAMALLVSVAGARGNTVRTGASQLGVPFSEVSVGQFADPYQVPRVLQTLMDAPRMAGARQSGWVDRVMSTPLLKVA
- a CDS encoding RNA polymerase sigma factor → MYEQLTDEELFAEVSRRRTTGEPVGNPLGALCARWARPARYVISRIQGSYGRGSPADADELFQDAVGKFLDRGLDQFRGVSEQMPGRSASPKTFFLRIVKHVAIDFYRRHREELAPASASPDDVMEETPSEVARAVEGARRREERAEAQELYWAAYARLQQEHPKEASAWELYHHEDVEDHEECARRLDISVVNSYKRVSRAQAYLRLYLLELQRDGQPEEPS
- a CDS encoding AraC family transcriptional regulator, which translates into the protein MNPRTRILGLLLSGWASLASAQSPTAPPATAATAAPAPAATPPHAATLPHAATTTPPAATTPPAATTTPSATPPATSQGLPSTTPSATQAKLPRGWYVTESAPQHYEAGVDASSPCEGSRSAFLRSRTQATDSFGTFMQAFSAKDFQGKRLRFTAAVRHQDVKGWAGLWMRVEGPDPKQPLAFDNMQSRALVGTHGCKRYDVVLDVSKEATTIMAGLIMSGTGQAWLDGVRFEAVDASVKTTDLLSAPQALPPGPQGLDDEGPPIWGRKNMPLGRVGHFWFDSERVETNTPLVRGKGSTWKGSFGDELFEHGIEVNGTYEVRELEVKVRAGGAATLIEGSWGGSPVYVRLSADALVMRWGPSQRTLRRDPALSTEKGCNAYVQGHGGRVEDRVDVCGVALATRPPLTQLVAAFLSVGFRGRSDQPLNIDVKPPVRSPQAYDDSKGYIPPSRRQ